ACCGTCGAGGTCTCCCTGCGTCACACCCTGAGCAAGGAGTTCGCGGCCCCGCTGTCGGCCGTCATGTTCTCCTTCGTCCACCTCGGTCCGCGCCGTGACCCCGACGAACTGATCACCGAAGCCGTCGAGGCCGCCCGCGCCGCCGACACCGCCGTCGTGGTCGTCGCCACCACCGAGCGCGTCGAGTCCGAGGGCTTCGACCGCAAGGACCTCGCCCTCCCCGGCCGCCAGGACGACCTCGTACGGGCCGTCGCCGCCGCCAACCCGAACACCGTCGTCGTCGTCAACGCCGGCTCCCCGGTCGAGATGCCGTGGCGCGAGGACGTGGCCGCGATCCTGCTCAGCTGGTTCCCCGGCCAGGAGGGCGGCGACGCCCTCGCCGACGTCCTCACCGGCGCCGAGGAGCCCGGCGGCCGCCTCCCCACCACCTGGCCCGCCGCCCTCGCCGACGTCCCCGTCACCGAGGTCACGCCCACCGAGGGCGTACTCGACTACACCGAGGGCGTCTTCATCGGCTACCGCGCCTGGGACAAGTCCGGCGCCGTCCCCGCGTACGCCTTCGGCCACGGCCTCGGCTACACCACCTGGTCGTACGACTCCCTGACCGCCGCCCCCGAGACGGTCACCGTCCGGCTCACCAACACCGGCGACCGCACCGGCCGCGAGGTCGTCCAGATCTACCTGGCGCCCGCCGCCACTGTGCCGATGGGCGCGCAGAGCGCGACCCACGACCGTCCGGTGCGCTGGCTGGCCGCCTTCGCGAGCGTCGAGGCCGCACCCGGCGAGACCGTCGAGACCGAGATCGCGCTGCCCCGCCGCGCCTTCGAGATCTGGGACGAGGAGAAGAACGACTGGGCGTTCGTCCCCGGCATGTACGAGGTCGTGGCCGCGCACTCCCTCACGGACGCGCGCCTGACCGCCACCCTGGAGATCTGACCGCGCGATCCCCACGACCGGGCCCCGGGACGGAACCTGACAACCGTCCCGGGGCCCCTCACTCCTTCGTGATCCGCCGGTACGCGAGCTCCGCGAGCCGCGCCTGGCCGTCCCTGCTCGGATGGAACCAGTCCCACGGGCTCAACTGCCCACCGCCGAAACGGAAACCGAAGACCGCCCCGCCGTCGTACCGGCAGCGCTCGTCCTCGGCGCAGACCTCCTCCAGGACCCTGTTGTACGCCACCACCCGCTCCCGCACCGCCGTCCGCCGCCGCTCCGCCGCCGGACCCAGGTCCTCCGCGTCGGCCAGCATCGAGCCGCAGATCCCCAGCTTCCACACCTTCAGACCCGCCGGGCTCAGCCGCCCCGTCGACCACAGGTGCTTCAGGTCCGGCACGCTCGACACGTACACCTGCGCCTTCGGCGCGCCCGCCCGCAGCCGGGCGAGCGCCGTCTCGAAGGAGAAGCGGAAGTCGGCCACCGGGGTCATGAGTTCCGGCGTGGGCCGGCAGGCGTCGTTGGCGCCCATCATCACCGTCACGAGCTCCGGACTCTCGGCCGCCGCCCCCGCCATCTGCTCCGGCAGCTCCGCCATCCGCGCACCCGTCCGCGCCAGGTTCCAGCTGCGGGCGGCCACCTTCTCCGGCCCGAGCAGCCGCAGCGCCAGGCTGTTGACGGCCCTGTCCGTCCCGGTCGCCCAGGACACCTCGGGGCAGTCGGCGAGGACCGCGCAGGCGTCGAAGGCGCGGGTGACGGAATCGCCGACGGCGGCGACGGAGCCGGGGGAGACGTCCCAGAGGGACGTCGGACTCGGCGTGGGCTTCGGAGTGGTCCGGGCCGGAACCGGAGCCGCCGCGTCAGGTCCCCCGGCCGTACAGCCGAAGAGCACCCCCGCGCACAACAGCGCCGCCGTGGCACGGAAAGTGACACGGCGTGCGGTACGGAATGTGCGTCGACCGCGCATCCTCGGCCCCTCCTTCGGCGTCCTGCCGGGTGAAAGGTTCGTGTCCACCGGCTCCCGGACCGACCGTACGTCACACCGATGACGGTGCGGCACGGTAGCTTTTCCCCCGTCGAACCAGAGGCGCCTTCGCCGACGGGCTCCGGTAAATTACCTCACGTCACATGCTGTCCCCTTTTTGAGGGTTTGCGACGTTTTACTCCCGGATGCTGTTAACTGAGGCCGCTGGGAAGGCGAACCTCGTCCCACACTGGAGGTCCCGGTGACGACACGTGGAGTCCTGTACGTACACTCCGCACCGCGCGCGCTGTGCCCGCACGTCGAATGGGCGGTCGCGGGTGTCCTCGGTGGGCGGGTCCAGCTCGACTGGATCCGCCAGCCGGCGTCCCCCGGCACCTGGAGAGCCGAGTTCTCCTGGAAGGGGCAGACCGGCACCGCCTCCAGACTCGCCTCCGCGCTGCGCGGCTGGCAGATGCTCCGCTTCGAGGTGACCGCGGAACCCTGCCCCACCGCCGAGGGCGAGCGCTACAGCGCCACCCCCGACCTGGGGATCTTCCACGCCGTCACCGGCATGCACGGGGACATTTTGATCCCC
The sequence above is a segment of the Streptomyces sp. NBC_01255 genome. Coding sequences within it:
- a CDS encoding SGNH/GDSL hydrolase family protein yields the protein MRGRRTFRTARRVTFRATAALLCAGVLFGCTAGGPDAAAPVPARTTPKPTPSPTSLWDVSPGSVAAVGDSVTRAFDACAVLADCPEVSWATGTDRAVNSLALRLLGPEKVAARSWNLARTGARMAELPEQMAGAAAESPELVTVMMGANDACRPTPELMTPVADFRFSFETALARLRAGAPKAQVYVSSVPDLKHLWSTGRLSPAGLKVWKLGICGSMLADAEDLGPAAERRRTAVRERVVAYNRVLEEVCAEDERCRYDGGAVFGFRFGGGQLSPWDWFHPSRDGQARLAELAYRRITKE
- a CDS encoding DUF3145 domain-containing protein, giving the protein MTTRGVLYVHSAPRALCPHVEWAVAGVLGGRVQLDWIRQPASPGTWRAEFSWKGQTGTASRLASALRGWQMLRFEVTAEPCPTAEGERYSATPDLGIFHAVTGMHGDILIPEDRLRAALARSLQGETKLEAEVAKLLGKPWDDELEPFRYAGEGAPVRWLHQVV